From one Paenibacillus terrae HPL-003 genomic stretch:
- a CDS encoding DUF1232 domain-containing protein: MSDEKKNATLGETLVSLLKEHSLSMRKLSAATGIDTATISRIVNGKQRAKPEHLEAFALHLDVPSAPLFQAAGYGAPAPPTPQSQPNDIYSSINSIKEILQASNLMDHQFTAEQVQKELSKYEPYVLTEEGAQIIHNDFPGKVKSVNSAGPFIEELKRMYQLYSSDNITLEERSILGSGLLYFVSATDIIPDYVFPLGYLDDAIAVQIVLGRLQDTRNSKPQP; this comes from the coding sequence ATGTCCGATGAAAAGAAAAACGCCACACTGGGCGAGACACTGGTCTCCTTGCTGAAAGAACATTCTTTGTCTATGCGCAAGCTAAGCGCGGCTACCGGCATTGATACGGCCACGATATCGCGGATCGTTAACGGGAAGCAAAGAGCCAAGCCTGAACATCTAGAAGCTTTTGCCCTTCATCTTGATGTTCCCTCTGCCCCACTCTTTCAAGCTGCTGGTTATGGCGCCCCCGCCCCCCCTACTCCTCAGAGCCAGCCGAACGATATCTACTCCTCCATCAACAGCATTAAAGAAATCCTTCAAGCCTCCAACCTCATGGACCACCAGTTTACTGCCGAGCAGGTTCAGAAAGAACTGAGCAAATATGAACCCTATGTCCTAACCGAAGAAGGGGCGCAGATTATCCACAATGACTTTCCCGGTAAAGTAAAAAGTGTCAATAGTGCGGGACCGTTCATTGAGGAGCTCAAGAGAATGTATCAGCTTTACAGTAGTGATAACATCACCCTGGAGGAGCGCTCGATCCTCGGCAGCGGCTTGTTATACTTCGTCTCCGCCACAGATATTATCCCCGATTATGTATTTCCATTAGGTTATCTGGACGATGCGATTGCCGTGCAAATCGTACTGGGTCGCCTCCAGGATACGAGGAATAGCAAGCCTCAGCCGTAA
- a CDS encoding CD3073 family putative ECF transporter S component produces MNQKTIIITLGALAIAINVIAGTVVSSLKIPFLFLDTIGTIFIAAIFGPFWGALVGLLTNLVLGVTSGYTAIPFALVNVIVGLVVGYSARKNGFKLSSALISGILLGILCPVVGSVIAISLFGGLTGGIQDVAVLWLKQAGSSLFAAAFLPRLGENLIDKILSALLVYYIIKKLPQSLIKRPALKKRDSNAA; encoded by the coding sequence ATGAATCAAAAGACAATCATCATCACACTGGGCGCCCTGGCAATCGCAATTAACGTCATTGCGGGCACCGTTGTCAGCAGTTTAAAAATTCCATTTCTTTTTCTTGATACAATAGGCACCATTTTTATCGCCGCTATTTTTGGTCCGTTCTGGGGAGCCCTGGTCGGCTTGCTAACCAATCTTGTGCTTGGGGTCACCTCCGGTTACACTGCCATTCCGTTTGCACTTGTCAATGTAATCGTTGGCCTCGTGGTCGGTTATTCCGCCCGCAAGAACGGCTTCAAGCTCTCTTCCGCACTGATCTCCGGCATCCTTCTGGGCATCCTCTGCCCCGTTGTCGGATCCGTGATCGCCATCAGCCTGTTCGGCGGCTTGACCGGTGGTATTCAGGACGTTGCTGTGCTCTGGCTGAAGCAAGCAGGAAGCAGCCTGTTCGCTGCGGCTTTCTTGCCCCGTCTCGGTGAAAATCTGATTGATAAAATTTTATCCGCACTGCTCGTCTACTATATAATCAAAAAACTGCCGCAATCCCTGATCAAACGCCCGGCGCTCAAGAAAAGAGATTCCAATGCAGCGTAG
- a CDS encoding CD3072 family TudS-related putative desulfidase — protein sequence MQRSKKIVVASHCVINQNAVVEGEARSPGVMKAAVDWTHEQGYGIFQLPCPEFTFLGPERPPMTVDQYDTPEFHAHNRRILHPVVEQLKTYQDHGYSIVGGLGISDSPSCDPGKGVFMRDFLELAAEHDVNIDFFWQIPNTADGTFNPGHPGSVFGPVGPGKNSLAAENAPAMLTANSKGGVKL from the coding sequence ATGCAGCGTAGCAAAAAAATCGTGGTCGCCTCCCACTGCGTCATTAATCAGAATGCCGTGGTGGAAGGAGAGGCGCGCAGTCCAGGCGTCATGAAAGCGGCAGTCGACTGGACTCACGAGCAAGGATATGGAATATTCCAATTGCCTTGTCCCGAATTTACTTTTCTGGGACCAGAGCGCCCTCCAATGACTGTCGATCAATATGACACACCGGAGTTTCACGCTCACAACCGTCGAATTCTGCATCCGGTAGTGGAGCAACTGAAAACCTATCAGGATCACGGGTACTCTATTGTTGGTGGTCTCGGCATATCGGACAGCCCCTCCTGCGATCCCGGAAAAGGCGTGTTTATGCGCGATTTTCTGGAGCTTGCAGCCGAACATGACGTGAATATTGATTTCTTCTGGCAAATCCCGAATACGGCAGATGGCACCTTCAACCCGGGGCATCCCGGAAGTGTATTTGGCCCGGTTGGTCCAGGTAAAAATAGCTTAGCCGCAGAAAATGCTCCTGCGATGCTCACTGCCAACTCGAAAGGCGGCGTAAAGCTATGA
- a CDS encoding ATP-binding cassette domain-containing protein codes for MIDIRDITFFYDEPDEEQDDAGRRPALSHISLSIAPGEFIAFLGRNGSGKSSLSRLLNGIEQPTAGIITVEGHSTSDHAAIPDIRRAVQIVFQNPENQQVGITVGEDIAFGLSNIGWPQHDIRNRIAWAISLVGLDADEERPVTNLSGGEKQKLALASVLALAPRYLILDEATSMLDPVARRQFVETLHKVRRQHPFTLIYITHHLEEVVDADRWVLFRSGELAASGTPEELEQNVSLLEDCGLELPYTRRLAILLRQSGLPISANVNVQELRELLCKSN; via the coding sequence ATGATAGATATTCGCGATATAACCTTTTTCTACGACGAACCTGATGAAGAACAAGATGATGCCGGCCGCAGGCCGGCATTATCTCATATATCCCTAAGCATCGCTCCTGGCGAATTTATCGCTTTTCTAGGGCGTAACGGTTCCGGCAAGTCCTCACTGTCCCGCTTGCTTAACGGCATCGAGCAGCCGACAGCAGGCATAATTACGGTGGAAGGACATTCTACCTCCGATCATGCCGCTATTCCGGATATACGCCGCGCGGTGCAAATCGTGTTTCAGAATCCAGAGAATCAGCAGGTGGGCATCACCGTTGGTGAAGACATTGCCTTTGGATTATCCAATATCGGCTGGCCGCAGCATGACATCCGCAACCGGATCGCCTGGGCGATTTCGTTGGTTGGTCTGGATGCGGATGAAGAACGTCCAGTCACAAATCTGTCCGGCGGTGAGAAACAGAAGCTGGCTCTCGCCTCCGTTCTGGCCCTGGCCCCCCGCTACCTCATCCTTGATGAAGCCACCTCAATGCTCGACCCGGTAGCCCGGCGCCAGTTCGTCGAGACGCTGCACAAGGTGCGGAGACAGCATCCCTTTACCCTAATCTACATTACTCACCATCTGGAAGAAGTAGTGGATGCCGACCGCTGGGTACTGTTTCGCAGCGGCGAGCTTGCTGCTTCCGGGACACCGGAGGAGTTGGAACAGAATGTCTCGCTTCTGGAGGATTGCGGACTGGAACTGCCGTACACCCGCAGGCTCGCTATACTGCTGCGGCAAAGCGGCCTGCCTATATCGGCAAATGTGAATGTTCAGGAATTGAGGGAATTATTATGCAAATCGAACTGA
- a CDS encoding ATP-binding cassette domain-containing protein, which translates to MQIELNDVSFTYNKRRKNKPAVGPFVLEHIQLIVKSGEMLAVAGKSGSGKSTFIQLLKGFLIPSEGAVLLDGIDPHFSRGPELFDRVGFIFQYPEHQLFSATVFDDIAFGLQSANLTAAEKEAKVRRAMESVQLDFTEFKDRSPFELSGGEKRRVAIAGVIVLEPKILILDEPTAGLDLQSRTALFGLLHDLNREQGITVLWVSHQLEEILEQASRLIVLKEGRFLADGPPAKLLSDPQLLEVFGWEEPPGLAIALLLQELGAQAQDSSAVRPPQETASAIIKLWQAQQQPSLT; encoded by the coding sequence ATGCAAATCGAACTGAACGATGTATCTTTCACCTACAACAAACGCCGCAAAAACAAGCCGGCTGTTGGACCTTTTGTGCTAGAACATATACAGCTCATCGTAAAAAGCGGAGAAATGTTGGCAGTTGCTGGCAAATCCGGCTCCGGCAAATCGACCTTTATCCAGTTGCTGAAAGGCTTTCTTATTCCTTCCGAGGGAGCGGTACTGCTGGACGGTATAGATCCGCACTTTTCCCGTGGTCCCGAATTGTTCGATCGGGTCGGCTTCATCTTTCAATATCCCGAGCACCAGCTTTTCTCCGCCACCGTCTTTGACGATATTGCTTTTGGCCTGCAAAGTGCCAATCTGACGGCAGCGGAAAAAGAAGCGAAGGTCCGCCGGGCGATGGAGTCCGTGCAGCTTGACTTTACAGAGTTCAAGGATCGCAGTCCCTTCGAGCTCAGCGGCGGTGAGAAACGGCGGGTAGCCATTGCCGGCGTCATCGTGCTGGAGCCGAAAATATTGATTCTGGACGAGCCGACAGCTGGGCTGGATTTGCAGTCTCGTACGGCGCTCTTCGGCTTGCTGCACGACCTGAACCGTGAGCAAGGCATTACTGTGCTGTGGGTCAGCCATCAACTGGAGGAAATTCTTGAACAGGCTTCCCGCCTAATTGTACTGAAGGAAGGACGCTTTCTGGCCGACGGTCCACCAGCAAAGCTGCTGTCCGATCCGCAGCTGCTGGAAGTCTTCGGCTGGGAAGAACCGCCTGGGCTAGCCATTGCCCTGTTGCTTCAGGAGCTTGGTGCCCAAGCCCAAGACAGCAGCGCAGTCCGCCCGCCACAGGAGACTGCCTCTGCCATCATAAAGCTTTGGCAGGCTCAACAGCAACCCAGTCTAACGTAA
- a CDS encoding energy-coupling factor transporter transmembrane component T family protein, translating to MSTKSLLLYQARNSWLERWDPRMKIIAVLLFGSALLITHSPVLKTAQLLILIALWGITKLSWRVLLFTFLSLSIFFASTMIYQSMLMLAPGDDLITWGRLHFSAQGTLKGVMMCEQIAGIVLLLSLLVRTTSPILLAEGLEILLTPLKKWRLPIHEAVMMFSIALRFLPILVEEFDKIRKAQLARGGGFHRKGISSRFRGVLPMLIPLFIMSILRARDLAIAMESRCYQGDEGRTPIRVYRFRFRDYAVLAFSTLNLLFIFVW from the coding sequence ATGTCCACAAAAAGTTTGTTGCTCTATCAAGCACGTAATTCCTGGCTGGAGCGTTGGGACCCGCGTATGAAAATCATCGCGGTGCTGCTGTTCGGCTCCGCCCTGCTTATTACACACAGTCCTGTGCTTAAAACGGCGCAGCTATTGATTCTGATTGCTCTCTGGGGCATTACCAAGCTCTCTTGGCGGGTACTGCTCTTCACCTTTTTGTCACTGTCAATCTTCTTTGCTTCCACCATGATCTATCAATCCATGCTTATGCTGGCCCCCGGCGATGACCTTATCACGTGGGGAAGGCTGCATTTCTCCGCTCAGGGTACGCTCAAAGGCGTGATGATGTGCGAACAGATCGCAGGAATTGTCCTGCTATTGTCTCTACTGGTGAGGACAACTTCGCCGATTCTGCTGGCGGAAGGTCTAGAAATTTTGCTAACGCCATTGAAGAAATGGCGTCTGCCTATACACGAAGCGGTGATGATGTTCTCCATTGCCCTGCGTTTTTTGCCAATACTGGTTGAAGAATTTGATAAAATTCGTAAGGCGCAATTGGCGCGGGGCGGCGGGTTCCACCGCAAGGGGATATCCTCCCGCTTCCGTGGGGTCCTCCCCATGCTGATCCCGCTGTTCATCATGTCCATTCTGCGTGCTAGGGATTTGGCGATTGCAATGGAATCGCGCTGCTATCAGGGTGACGAAGGTCGGACACCGATTCGGGTTTATCGCTTCCGCTTCAGGGACTACGCGGTGCTTGCCTTTTCCACATTAAATCTGCTGTTTATTTTTGTTTGGTAG
- a CDS encoding EndoU domain-containing protein, translating into MKLRNGNLNYAVEEMLVNADGTRRVKYTTQFPDGNLSKIKTSTLFPNTWSDDAIMNAIKKVGDTPSIGTRDGITLHRNTINGVEIEVMKDGNKVISGLSTGGVHTPGFD; encoded by the coding sequence TTGAAACTAAGGAATGGAAATCTTAATTATGCAGTTGAAGAAATGTTAGTTAATGCTGATGGCACAAGAAGGGTTAAATATACAACGCAGTTCCCAGATGGGAACCTGTCTAAAATTAAAACAAGCACATTATTTCCAAATACATGGTCTGATGATGCTATAATGAATGCTATAAAAAAAGTTGGAGATACCCCAAGTATAGGAACACGAGATGGGATAACTCTTCACAGAAATACAATAAATGGGGTCGAAATAGAGGTAATGAAGGATGGAAATAAAGTGATCTCAGGGTTATCTACGGGTGGTGTTCACACACCAGGCTTTGACTAA
- a CDS encoding DUF6809 family protein has product MSILEDLYYGKWYPSERIKPKNPELELTHQKISASMETLKARLPEQDYKLIEELSDLNDVLISILSASDYISGYKTGVLMMLEIFDGKSY; this is encoded by the coding sequence ATGAGTATCTTGGAGGATTTATATTACGGCAAATGGTATCCAAGTGAACGAATCAAACCGAAGAACCCTGAACTTGAACTAACCCATCAGAAAATATCTGCTTCTATGGAAACTCTAAAAGCAAGATTGCCAGAACAAGATTATAAGTTAATTGAAGAACTATCTGATTTAAATGATGTCCTAATTTCTATATTGTCTGCTTCGGATTATATTTCTGGGTACAAAACGGGAGTTTTGATGATGTTAGAAATATTTGATGGGAAAAGTTATTGA
- a CDS encoding alpha/beta hydrolase: protein MNKKLRMVSFALLATLAFATQKESFVAAESPPTDVIRMAPTYKDVVYATVPNDDGKKKELKMNIFKPEGVTEATPVLVYVHGGGWLIGDYQGDDAPKDAKKETVAPLNRPAQMTGRATDQVATDSAYQVFKKVLEDKITFVSIDYRLSGEAIFPAPIYDVKGSIRYLRAHAKEYGIDPEKIAVAGNSAGGHLATELAVTGDIKELEGDVGGNLEYSSKVMAAVDFYGPTDMFTMGPEMDPTLQSPEEAAETHDSPRAAEAKLLGFDKEGQGVAVLRDIRDQKQTGSPYWEKVKLAELASPINYVSSDDPPMFIAHGGRDSLVSIQQSWRLRDALNHAGVENIFMSNSKAPHGGQGEDVNNAAITWVTKKLLNK, encoded by the coding sequence ATGAATAAAAAACTAAGAATGGTGTCCTTCGCACTTCTAGCAACATTGGCTTTTGCCACACAAAAGGAAAGTTTCGTAGCAGCCGAAAGTCCTCCTACAGATGTTATTCGTATGGCTCCTACCTATAAAGATGTGGTGTATGCAACCGTACCTAATGACGATGGAAAGAAAAAAGAGTTAAAGATGAACATCTTCAAGCCGGAGGGTGTAACCGAAGCAACTCCTGTCTTGGTGTATGTTCATGGAGGAGGATGGCTTATAGGGGACTATCAGGGCGATGATGCTCCTAAAGATGCAAAAAAGGAAACAGTCGCACCCCTAAATCGCCCAGCACAAATGACAGGTAGAGCCACAGATCAAGTAGCTACAGATTCAGCATACCAAGTTTTCAAAAAAGTATTGGAAGATAAAATTACATTCGTTTCTATCGATTATCGGTTAAGTGGCGAAGCTATTTTCCCGGCTCCCATTTATGATGTTAAGGGCAGTATCAGATATCTGCGTGCACATGCCAAGGAATACGGTATTGATCCGGAAAAAATTGCAGTAGCAGGAAATTCTGCAGGTGGGCATCTGGCTACCGAACTCGCTGTTACTGGTGATATAAAAGAGCTTGAAGGTGATGTTGGGGGCAATCTTGAGTATTCAAGCAAAGTAATGGCTGCAGTTGATTTTTACGGTCCAACAGATATGTTTACCATGGGACCTGAGATGGACCCAACCCTGCAATCTCCTGAGGAGGCAGCCGAAACACATGACTCTCCACGAGCAGCTGAAGCCAAACTTCTTGGATTTGATAAAGAAGGACAAGGTGTAGCAGTCCTGAGAGATATTCGGGATCAAAAACAAACAGGTTCTCCTTATTGGGAAAAAGTAAAGTTGGCAGAATTGGCAAGTCCTATAAATTATGTATCTTCAGATGATCCACCCATGTTTATTGCACATGGAGGACGTGACAGTTTGGTATCTATTCAACAAAGTTGGAGACTTAGGGATGCTCTTAACCATGCAGGAGTAGAAAATATTTTTATGTCTAACTCTAAAGCTCCCCACGGTGGCCAGGGTGAAGATGTCAATAATGCAGCTATAACCTGGGTAACAAAAAAATTGCTTAATAAATAA
- a CDS encoding MarR family winged helix-turn-helix transcriptional regulator translates to MQTFKKYMLKIVPYRTIILVRYGTIFEGMEVQMGIIKGRSVFLSASIDALLARIVSRKHRESEVDTLTATQARILFYLWAKDEIPIHEISRITNLQKSTLTSILSKLEKAGHISFMPCQTDKRKTIVKVVNRNENLVELNKKIIDEVGEIFYKGFSEDEIALYQSFLIRTLDNLIECENEKK, encoded by the coding sequence ATGCAAACATTCAAAAAATATATGTTGAAAATAGTACCATATCGTACTATAATTTTAGTACGATATGGTACTATTTTTGAGGGAATGGAGGTACAAATGGGAATTATAAAAGGAAGATCTGTTTTTTTATCAGCATCCATAGATGCATTGCTGGCTAGAATAGTTTCAAGAAAACATAGGGAATCTGAGGTTGATACTTTAACTGCAACACAAGCAAGGATTTTGTTTTATCTTTGGGCAAAAGACGAAATACCTATACATGAAATCTCAAGGATTACCAATCTTCAAAAGTCAACTTTGACGAGCATATTAAGTAAGCTGGAAAAAGCAGGACATATCAGTTTTATGCCTTGCCAAACAGACAAACGTAAAACAATAGTTAAAGTAGTGAATAGAAATGAAAATCTAGTGGAATTGAACAAAAAGATTATTGATGAAGTCGGAGAGATTTTTTACAAGGGATTTAGCGAGGATGAAATCGCATTGTATCAAAGTTTCTTAATAAGAACTTTAGATAACCTGATAGAATGCGAGAATGAAAAAAAGTGA
- a CDS encoding TetR/AcrR family transcriptional regulator: MSPRTKEQNELIRMQRREQILDVAARSYFRTGGSFDIRDVAREAGLGYGTVYHYYPNRHLLIEDVLGSGFERCEQVIAKWANISGSPPDDWQLLTYCKALLQLWQSDARAYLVYKMAAEHYTDLPERDRHHTKRRFMERLYVPLQLIAQCEDDSVDHMLAVLVGCCGLHYYAGNSDLDVDRIARLAMQAITKES; encoded by the coding sequence ATGAGCCCCCGTACCAAAGAACAAAATGAGCTCATACGTATGCAGCGCAGAGAACAGATTCTGGATGTCGCCGCTCGCTCCTACTTTCGCACGGGCGGCAGCTTTGATATTCGCGACGTCGCCCGCGAGGCAGGGCTTGGTTACGGCACAGTATACCATTATTACCCCAACCGGCATTTATTAATAGAAGATGTGTTAGGAAGCGGCTTCGAGCGATGCGAGCAAGTTATCGCAAAATGGGCGAACATCAGCGGCAGCCCCCCGGATGACTGGCAGTTGTTGACGTATTGTAAAGCGTTGCTCCAGCTGTGGCAGTCGGACGCCCGCGCATATCTCGTCTACAAAATGGCGGCGGAACATTATACAGACTTGCCTGAGAGGGATCGACACCACACCAAAAGAAGATTTATGGAACGGCTGTATGTTCCACTCCAATTGATCGCTCAGTGCGAAGACGACAGCGTCGACCATATGCTTGCCGTGCTGGTCGGTTGCTGTGGGCTGCACTACTATGCGGGCAATTCCGACCTGGACGTCGATCGAATCGCCCGACTCGCTATGCAAGCTATTACGAAGGAGTCCTGA
- the map gene encoding type I methionyl aminopeptidase, translating to MIILKSKHEIESIRKACQVVAECHRTIAPLIKPGITTNEIERIFEDIILKHGAKPYEKGYKGYPYATCASVNDVIAHGFPSNKPLEEGDIVTIDTVAELDGWLGDSAWSYAVGQISPTAEKLMRITKECLDLGIEQAQPGNRLGDVTSAIQRHAESHGFGVVRDLLAHGIGRDLHEEPTYMHVGKPGKGLRIKEGMVFTIEPMITEGTYFMTIDPDGWTARTMDNKLAAQYEHTIAITAEGPQILTAQ from the coding sequence ATGATCATCTTAAAAAGCAAGCATGAAATCGAATCCATCCGCAAGGCATGCCAAGTGGTGGCTGAATGCCATCGTACAATTGCCCCGCTCATCAAACCGGGCATCACAACGAACGAGATTGAGCGCATATTCGAGGACATTATTTTGAAGCACGGCGCCAAGCCATACGAGAAGGGCTACAAGGGCTATCCATATGCGACCTGTGCCTCCGTCAACGACGTGATCGCGCATGGCTTCCCTAGCAATAAGCCACTTGAGGAAGGCGATATCGTGACGATCGACACGGTCGCAGAGCTCGACGGCTGGCTTGGCGATTCGGCTTGGAGCTATGCAGTCGGGCAGATCTCGCCGACGGCCGAGAAGTTGATGCGCATCACGAAGGAATGTCTTGACCTGGGCATCGAGCAGGCGCAGCCCGGCAATCGACTCGGCGACGTGACGAGCGCGATTCAGCGGCATGCGGAATCACACGGTTTCGGCGTCGTGCGTGACCTTCTCGCCCATGGCATCGGCCGCGACCTGCACGAGGAGCCGACCTATATGCATGTCGGCAAGCCCGGAAAAGGCCTCCGTATCAAGGAAGGTATGGTGTTCACGATTGAGCCCATGATCACCGAAGGCACCTACTTCATGACAATCGATCCGGACGGCTGGACCGCACGGACGATGGACAACAAGCTTGCCGCCCAATACGAGCATACGATCGCCATTACGGCTGAAGGTCCACAAATTTTGACCGCGCAATAG
- a CDS encoding pseudouridine synthase produces the protein MRINKYISETGFCSRRETNRLINAGRITINGKVCEAGAHVEPQDIVLIDGEAIPVNRSEPVYLALNKPVGIVCTAAQQVAGNIISYVNYPSRIFAIGRLDKASEGLILLTNDGSIVNQMMRSEHAHEKEYVVTVDKPVTDEFTQTMSGGVEIMNVITKPCKADRTSEYEFRIILTQGLNLQIRRMCKALGYRVLKLERVRIMNITLDHLVRGQWRHLERGELELLLSKLK, from the coding sequence ATGCGAATTAACAAGTACATAAGTGAAACTGGATTCTGCTCACGTCGGGAAACCAACAGATTGATAAACGCCGGGCGAATTACGATTAATGGCAAGGTTTGTGAAGCAGGGGCCCATGTAGAGCCACAGGATATTGTGCTGATCGATGGGGAAGCTATTCCAGTTAATCGTAGTGAGCCTGTATATTTGGCGCTAAATAAGCCTGTCGGCATTGTATGTACGGCAGCGCAGCAGGTAGCAGGCAATATTATTAGTTATGTCAATTATCCTTCACGCATTTTTGCCATTGGCAGGCTGGATAAAGCGTCAGAGGGGCTAATTTTATTAACGAACGATGGAAGCATTGTCAATCAAATGATGCGTTCCGAGCATGCTCATGAAAAGGAGTATGTGGTGACTGTAGACAAACCTGTTACAGATGAATTTACGCAGACCATGTCTGGCGGCGTTGAGATTATGAACGTCATTACTAAGCCGTGCAAGGCTGATCGTACAAGCGAATACGAGTTTCGGATTATTTTGACGCAGGGTCTGAATTTGCAAATTCGCAGAATGTGCAAGGCTTTGGGATACAGGGTGCTAAAGTTGGAGCGTGTTCGAATTATGAATATTACCTTGGATCATCTGGTACGAGGGCAATGGAGACATCTTGAGAGGGGAGAATTGGAGTTGCTTCTTTCTAAATTGAAATGA
- a CDS encoding DUF3934 family protein produces MGAKSKGGGTGRGTGSKGWTRWNKTAKPVRRKSASTSAPGSTAAGAAKGGVAKSSGNKSSGRSK; encoded by the coding sequence ATGGGTGCAAAAAGCAAGGGCGGCGGGACCGGCCGAGGTACAGGCAGTAAGGGCTGGACACGCTGGAATAAAACAGCGAAGCCTGTAAGGAGAAAAAGCGCTTCTACAAGCGCTCCGGGAAGCACAGCGGCAGGCGCTGCAAAAGGTGGTGTTGCCAAATCAAGTGGGAATAAAAGTAGCGGCAGAAGCAAGTAA
- a CDS encoding VOC family protein: MSVDVYLNFNGNCREAAEFYAEVFGTEKPQIMTFGEAPPNPDYPLPEEAKNLVMHTRLNIDGSNVMFSDVFPGMPFVAGNNISLAIVNKDEEKIRSFFQKLKEGGTVNMELQETFWSKCYGSLKDKFGIEWQLSYDNGMTDS, encoded by the coding sequence ATGTCTGTTGATGTTTATCTTAACTTTAATGGAAACTGTCGTGAAGCAGCGGAGTTTTACGCAGAGGTTTTTGGGACTGAAAAACCACAAATCATGACGTTCGGTGAAGCACCGCCCAACCCCGATTATCCTCTACCGGAAGAAGCGAAAAATTTGGTCATGCACACACGGCTTAATATTGATGGAAGTAATGTGATGTTTTCAGATGTTTTTCCCGGCATGCCCTTTGTTGCTGGAAACAACATCAGCCTCGCCATCGTCAATAAGGACGAAGAGAAAATTCGTTCGTTCTTTCAGAAGTTAAAAGAAGGCGGGACTGTAAATATGGAGCTTCAAGAAACATTTTGGAGCAAATGCTATGGTAGCCTTAAAGATAAGTTCGGAATTGAATGGCAATTGAGTTATGATAACGGAATGACCGACAGTTAG
- a CDS encoding winged helix-turn-helix transcriptional regulator produces the protein MTEQIKNKVQKKYQVGVEAALEVMGGKWKPLIIYHLMTGRKRTSELRRLMPDITQKMLTTQLRGLEKDEIVTRKTYNEIPPKVEYELTHYGWGLKTALDHLCYWGEDHLEKIHGDKSKVLEEFQDCSIE, from the coding sequence ATGACTGAACAGATAAAAAATAAGGTTCAAAAGAAGTATCAGGTTGGAGTGGAAGCGGCTTTAGAAGTAATGGGAGGAAAATGGAAGCCTTTAATTATCTACCATCTGATGACAGGACGGAAACGAACGTCTGAGCTTCGTCGGTTAATGCCCGACATTACTCAAAAAATGCTGACCACTCAGCTCAGAGGTCTGGAAAAGGATGAGATCGTTACACGAAAGACTTATAATGAAATCCCTCCTAAAGTGGAGTATGAGTTAACGCACTACGGCTGGGGATTAAAAACCGCGCTAGACCATTTATGCTACTGGGGAGAGGATCACTTGGAAAAGATCCATGGAGACAAATCCAAGGTTTTGGAAGAATTCCAAGACTGCTCTATTGAGTAA
- a CDS encoding NAD(P)H oxidoreductase — MKVLIVVSHPRKDSLTFEVASRFVQGLAEAGHDYEILDLHGLGFDPVLKGADEPDLSVAEQSFSPEVEMEIRRMREHDALAFIFPLWWWHLPAMLKGYIDRVWNNGFAYGSNSLHHQHVLWISLAGVSKEQMKKRNYDEMITHLLNVGIADYCGVSNSKVEFLYETLGSNSAHFEMLLDQAYRLGLNYAKD; from the coding sequence ATGAAAGTATTAATCGTTGTTTCACACCCGAGAAAAGATTCCTTGACCTTTGAGGTGGCCAGTCGTTTCGTACAAGGTCTTGCCGAGGCTGGCCACGATTATGAGATATTGGATTTGCACGGGCTTGGCTTTGATCCTGTTTTAAAAGGAGCCGATGAACCGGATTTATCAGTTGCGGAGCAGTCCTTTTCCCCTGAAGTAGAAATGGAAATAAGACGGATGAGGGAGCATGATGCTTTGGCATTTATTTTCCCGCTTTGGTGGTGGCATTTGCCGGCTATGCTGAAGGGGTATATTGACCGTGTATGGAACAATGGGTTTGCATACGGTTCGAATTCCCTTCATCATCAGCATGTCTTGTGGATTAGCTTGGCCGGCGTTTCGAAGGAACAGATGAAAAAGCGTAACTATGATGAAATGATTACTCATTTGCTGAATGTGGGAATTGCAGATTATTGCGGTGTTTCCAATTCCAAGGTTGAATTCTTATATGAGACCCTGGGTTCAAATTCCGCTCATTTTGAAATGCTGCTGGACCAAGCTTATCGCTTAGGTTTGAATTATGCCAAGGATTAA